Part of the Anopheles coluzzii chromosome 3, AcolN3, whole genome shotgun sequence genome is shown below.
GTTACGAGTGTCTTGGTAGAAAACCCCAATTTATCATTCTACGCATCCTAAAAGTAATGTGGAAAGGACTCAAAAGTAAATAGTATTGTGCCCACCTGCTTTTTATTATCTCTCCAaccacttcttcttcttcttctatttggcgtaacgtcctacgcggacatgccggcctatacaggttttcgagacttaattcattaccacgcagccggatagtcaatccttgctacggggggactgTCCATTCTGGggttgaacccatgacgggcatgttattgagtcgttcgagatGATGTAccactgtaccacgggaccgcccctacCAACTACTTATCTAGGTCGAATAAATCCAAAACGGTTTAAATAGTGATACAATGATGTGGATCAAGCATTTAACCTGGTGGTCAAATATTGTAAATTTGAGAAAACTTGATACAAATTACCCGTCATCTTAACGTACATTTAGTAAGGTATATTATCATGTTGTATATGTCATGTTGTACACCAATGATAAGAATACTGCATTCCTTAATCATTTGCTCAAAAATTATGCTCAATAGCTGTCTTTGAATTGCGTTaacttttaaataatttatgtttatgcAATTTACTTGTCAACGGGGAACATATATTTTGTTTGTCCTTATCGTATCCAATATCTCAttttcaatcctaaaattcGAAACAACATGTTTAGTAGTTAACTTTGGACAGTTGAGAATAATGCTCCTTTGCTGTCTTCATTTCAGAATCTATGGATAATCCATACTATATAGGGtttttgatcgtatcccatagatttttggttcgttcccataatttattggtattttccgattggatatcaatacggATATCAATGGTGATATGGGAAACGGCCAAATAATCGTGggaacacaccaaacaaatgggaacccaccaaaaattaaTGTGAATAAACTAATAAATCGTGAGCAACCCTTTAAGTTATaaaaaaattttaaattttctgcTGCTTATTAATAAATTAGGATAATAAGTTCCTTCAGTTTTACAAATTTGGTTCAAGCATCATTGATTTATAGATTTCAGTTTTACCTAAAAAAGTGCTATATAGATTTTAGTTTTACCTAATTGCTTTTTACCTAAAAAAGTTAACAATTTGGGTGACTTTACACATTTGAACTACATTTAAGTATCCACTTTCAAGTCGATATTTTGTAAGAACGAAGAAGTCGATCAGTTTTCAAACTCTGATCATGATCCCTAAACCACTTAGTGATTAAAGGACTGTTCTTTTCTTTAAACATTCCATCTAAACTATtaggaactatttcattgaaTCAAAATAATCAATCTTTGCGGAAATCAAATGCTTGTTGCGAGATTTCGTTTTGATTTCAGCCAACACTCCTCATCAGACACTCCAATTGAGCGATTTGGTCCAACACATGATCTCATAGACGCATCACAGTTCACAATCTCCGGAGCACCAAACACGGCATCCCCGGCGATCTCCCATCCACCATCAGTCCGAAAACGGAAATATCGATAGGATGTCCCTGGTGTGCCGTGCTTTCGTTCGCAAAGATTCATTCCCATTCCGTGTCCCACAAGCGGTTCCACAGATCGTGTTTGTCCGATTTTAGCAATCACACAGAAGTTTCCTTTTCCGTCCGAAAATGGCCCAAAAATACGGCGACAAATCTTGTCCGGCCCGACAAGTTggcgtgtgtttgtctgtaTTTTGTATCGAACTGCCTGTCGCGTGGGTGACGGCCTAAAAGAGTGCCTTACATTGCGATGGCGTAGGACGGAATCGGTCGCTGCCTGGGGGCTGCGAAGGGGAAGGAAGCTGCGAAGGCGGGATTGAATGGTTTGGATACGTTACTActtcttttacttcctctTTATCGCTGTCTCTCTCGCGCTTACATTTCTTGGAACCCGTTGGGAGGTGGTAATGTAGTCGATGTCGCCTTCGCACCGGTGACTCGGTGACACGGAGGTGCTGTGTAACCCGATgcaacacactcacgcacCGCACCTTGGCAGCTTTGGGTTGGTGAATCACGCCGGTTTTGTGTTTCTAAATTTggtattctctctctctgtgatgtgatgggtggaaaattcatcgaaaaagggaaattaaaaAGGGCAACATTCGGTGGATGTTTCCGCAGCATCGCGACGTGTTTTAGAACCTTACGGCCACATCCGAAACACAATATATCCCCTCTGCCTGTCCGCCGCCGACGAGAATGCACGCGCCGGGCCGGGATGTTGACGCAACGGAACTAAAAATAGAGCCATTGTTCTTGAAGTTCTTCGCGCATTCCAACGTGCTGCCGTGCTGCCGGCCACTTAAGTGAGAGTGGTCTATCGCTAAGACCGGCGATCACTTCCGTTCCGACGGGATGGGATCTTCTTTCCCGCCGTTTTGCGGGATGCCCTTTGCCGGGAACCGCAATGGGTAAGCAGATCAGATCGATTGCCCGCCGCGGGGTGCGCCGACTTTCGCAACGTACACGCAGCACGGTacgcacacacgtacgcatCGCAGCCCCGGTGGGCTTCATGTTCGGTGCGCGTCATCATACGCGTCGTGGCCGCAAACCGTCGACACACACGTAGGCGTCGCGGGAACACCGCTGCTTCACCGCGACGGCCTTTTCATAATATTTAATTCATGGAGTGAACCGGCGCCGAACTCAGTTCCATCCCGTCCGTCGGCCAGTAAACAAGTGATCTCCTCTACTGCTCCGTGTCCGCGCTCGAAACTGTCCAAGGGCTACCGTgtatgtgcgcgtgtgtgtgcgtgtgtgtatgctggCGTAAACCAGTGCTTAAAACAACATACCGAACCGGCTTCTTCTCGTGCGCGCAGGCGTAAGCGCAccaactctctttctctcgcgcaCGTTATCTCGCGCTCAGCGCAAAACAAGGTGTACAGAGAAAGGGCACGAGGTAAAAGGCATCCCCAACCCCCCGACCGACCGTGGGGAGATTCGTgtgactgtgtgcgtgtgtgtgtgagtgagcggCGGGGTTGTTTCGTTCGCTCAAAAACGCTGCCCTGCATCACGGCACTGTTCAGTTCGTTCGTGCATTCCGGTCCCAGTGCTGCTAGTAGTGTGAccctgtgctgctgctgtctctCTGTTACCCCACTTTGTGCACGGTGTGATCCGACATATCCCCTCCGCACCAACCAAGCACAACGTGATTACCTCATCGCGCATCCGCAAAGTGTGTCAACGCATGGCCGCGCGCAGATGGTTGGAAAAGTGATTCTAGCGCGCTAACTGGCCACGGTTAGTGATAACGGGTGCCATCACGCTATCAGTGCAGTGCAAAAGTGTCGTACAGTGGTGAAAGATAactgaaaaaaacacacccacgCCACAGGGTAATTGAATAATAAGTACGTTAAACGGTAGTGATATTGGTGTGCAATAAGTGATAAAAGTAGAACGCAAAGTGTATCCCGATAAACATGGGGTTGAATAACCGCGACAAGCAGGCAAAGCTGAAAACTCAGAGCCTGCTAGACTCCGAGCGAGCCGGACAGCAAACGGTGACGACGGTAACGGTGGATCATGGTACGGTCGCGATGCCACTGGAGTCGATGGCAACCGTCAGCTCATCGACGGCGAACAACAGCAGTTCGTTCCAGCAGTCGTCATCGCCGTCCTCCTCGACGACCTCGAAGGTCCAGTCCAGTGCAGTGGAAAGTACAGTGCAGCGCAAGTCCTCCGATGGGCGCGTGATCAGTGAAGTGCGTGAGCAAGGCTCCAAGAAGGATGGGCCAAAGTTCAGCACCGTCAGCAGCATGCGCAGTGAGGCTAACCGGGCCAAACAGATCGATAGCTTCATCGAGGAGATACATCACATCGCGAGTGATACGATCGGCTCGACCGCACTGATCGGTGCCCCGGCCGGTATGGAGCTGCCCGCCGGGACGGTCACACAGAAAACGGTGCTGCTCAGTGGTGGTGAAAGTGCGCGCAAGCAATCGTACGTCAGTGAGAGTGTTGGCGGTGGTCATACCACCCTCCAGTCCAGTGTGTCCGGTGATGCTAGTCAGCAGGTGATATCGACCATCGGGCCGAGCAAGATCGAGATCTCGAAAATGGCCCTTGACAGCAGTGCCGTGTCGAGCAGTAGCACCAGCAAAGTCATGCAAAGTAGCAGCAGTGCCATAACGaagcaagagcagcagcaatcatcatcattgtcatCTTCATCGCAGAGTGCGATGCATAGTGAGAAAAATGTGTCCGAATCTAGTGCAATCTCCAGTTCACACAAGTCTGAGTCGAAGCAGAGCAAAAGCTCCCACACgacctcgtcgtcgtcgtcgtcgtcgagcACCAGCAAACTGATGTCGAGTGCTCAAAGCAAGGCTCAGTCTGTGTCGGAAACATTCCAATCGTCCGCACATGGTACGAGCGACAGTGCACAGTCCGGACGACAGACGGATACGCTGTCGATGAACGGTGGTAGACAGTCGCTGTCCACAGTACAGTCATCACACCTGCCGGACCATTCCACGTACGATCAGAAATCATTCCAGCTGGTGGATGGAGATGGCAAGACCCGCCAGCAGCATGACAGCCAGAGCTACTCGATGGCACAGAGTCAAGCGCCGACCACGAAAATCGTGTACGATTCGGCGGGTAATCAGATCACGAGCACTTCCTCCTCGTACCAAGCCGCGCAGGGCTACAGTACCTCCTCGTTCCAGACGGAGTTCTCCGACGGAGTCGATTTGTCGAAGTCGGCCAAGGACAGTTCCGCTGGAACGGCCAAGCTTCGCCAGACGGCGAACAACCAGAATCAAGTGCTGTACGATACAGCGGGCAACCGGATCACGACCACCGGCTCCTCATCGTATCAAGCGGCGCAAGGTTACAGTTCCTCGTCCTTCCAGAGCTCCGAAGCGATGGACTCAAAGTCATCGAAGGACTACATGTCCTCTACCAGTACATCCACGAAGCAGAGTCACAATGTGTCCACTTCCAAGGGTATGACGTCCAGCAGCGCAAAGGACTCTATCATCGACTCAACCACACTGGACAACTACTCGGTGCAGTTGCACGATTCGTCCACCGGTCAGCAACACTCCAACAATATGCTCATGAAAACGGAGTCGGCCCACACCGTGGCCAGCCTTTCGTCGGCACACGACGCACTGGCCAGTACGATCCAGAGCACGCAGCTCATTACGGAATCGGCGAGCGAGGCGCAGCAGCGCCAGCAACACTCCGAGTCGACCAAAACGTACGAAACGTCCTCGCACTATGCGCAGATGGACGAGGAAAGCCGTTCCCGGCGCAAGACGTCCGAGTATCGCGAGCAGCGCGAATCGAATGCCGCCATCCTGAAGCGCAAGATCTACGACGAGCACGGGCGGCGGCTGAACTTGATCGATGAGAAAATTGTGCCGAAAGACATCGTGACGGCGGACCTGCAGGACGACGTGACGAACGTGACCAAAACGTCGTTCGAGGCGAAACTGTTCAACCCGAAGCTGAAGCGATGGGAGCTGGTCGACCAGAAGACGATACTGGAGAAGGACATTACCACCGACATACCGGTGGAGATCGTCCAGGAGCTGGAGGTGGAGCGTCCCGAGCTGGCCAACATCACCACGACGATTCAGATGACGAAGGTTAGTGTTGCTACGCATTGCGGTTGGGTTCTGAAGGTGCTTTTGAACATCACAACTAACATTAATCCCTTAATGTGCTTGTATGTGTAGGTATACGATGCCAAGACCAAGCAGTGGAAAACGATCGATCAGAAGAAGCACATCGATGTGCTGGAAAAGATCACCTTCCTGGAGGAAAGCTCCGGACGCTCGGAGCTGGACGAGTCGGAGCGAACGAAAAACATGAAATCCATGGACATGGTGGTAGGTCTCGATGAAACAAGACACATCTAGATCATTTTAAAAGCTGCATTTTGTACTCGCATTTGTTCTTTCACAGGACCGTGTGACAATCAAGGAGGTGAGCGATCTAAGCGATCAGAAACGAAACCAGATCAACAAAACGTCCAAACGCACAGACCAACAAACCATCCAGGAGCAGTGCATCTGCGAAATCTGTACCTGCGGGTAAGTGTAACAATGAGTGGGGCGACCTCCCTGATGCCCACGTTTTTCTGTCCTCTTATTGGTCTCACGTCTGGCATTCAAACACCCACCAGCGGCATGGGGTACGTTGCATGTCCTTCAAAAGCGTTCAACGCGATCGGAAGAGGAAACTGCAGCGCACAGACGGCGATGCTCGTCCCCCTACTTGGTCGGAATTAATAGCTCCCACTGGTTCACTTCTCCCAATTCCTCCATGTCTCAttcattcccccccccccctcccctgaCCACTTGCCCCCAATCAATGCCGACGACCGTGTGTAAACCTTAAATGGTCAATTGGCAAGATCGCCGTGCTGAGCGTGTTTGCGGTTCGTTTGGTCGCCGTCGTTTCAATTTATGCTCATTTACAATCAACCTACGCGCCTTGCCCGCGATGACATCATCGCGGGTGCTTTGCCACGATTGAGCCCGAGATGCGAGATAGtggtgttgctggtggtggtagttgtgcgATCATCATCGGCAGCGCCCGCTGTCAGCAATGTTGggtgttatttatttagtttgttttggtttgcctCTTGCCACGGATGCTTTCAGCTGTGAGCTCTTTTGATTCTTCTCTTCACACTTCTTCATTGTGTGGCGATTCCCTTTATGTACAGGGTTTCTTATGTATTTTTGACTTTTTGTGATTACAACAAAGCGATGAAATAGGGGtagttgtattttttatttttctaagtaaaatacaaaaacaagaaacatgatgtataaaaaataatttatttcgtCGAGTATTTTTAAACTCATATTTTTATGTATTGGACCAATTTTTCTTGGTCAAAGGCTTTTTTAACGACACCACAATTCTCATGTGCCTCTCAAATATAATCAAAAAGCTTTTATCAAGAGAAACTAGTTCACTTAACCCATACCGGTCATGGAATTGATCCCAATCTCATAAAGGTTTTAGTATTGGTTCCGGAACCATATTTGTCTTGAAACTGTTTTTAAACGTATAACATTCCTGTCCTTGAACTAATCTTATAAAATATTACCCCTGAAACTGATCATGAATCTAAACCTATCCTGAATTTAACTAAGCACTCCCACTGTCTCTAGAGTTGATCCTAACACCATGTCGTTTCCCAAATTAATCTCCAACTAAATCGAATCAATACCGATCCTGGTATGATTCCGGGCACCATTTACACTTCAATGGTTTGATggcggggggggaggggtgctCAGAATCCCTGTACTGGGTCCATATACTTTATGAGTCCCTTCATCCATGGGGCCCCTATATAGCACAGAAGCTCCTGCTGAGAGTACTGTACACATTGTTCTATATGCTGGAATTACCATACACTGGGCCCCTACATTGACGGGGtcccccgcggccgctcagtccgcgcaccgttaaatccgccactgggtTTAGGTACTTAGgcgaaagcggggcaaaatgggcatgtggggcaaaatgggcaccctctatttaagcattttttgactacaaagatactttgcaatgctcaaaatgtattcattagagtgttctattaacaccatgtaagtttcataacccttacataacaaataacgaagaaaaatgcaaaataaggtttagtagcatattgatgtaatttttgccacttcgaaaataagcttaaaccagtgtcacagggatgcgttgaagttttacacGATATGTTTTTagagatatgatatttctatacaatttgtctgaagaaagcaaggcgattgaatgcgtatttttactaatataacaaaaattacaaaaatgcttcacgtggggcaaaatggacagttacacttggggcaaaatgggcagatgcttttgacacAGCTTCTAAAGATTCGaatttgtagatttaaacgtgtaaaaactgttgtaattttgataacatatttttgtaagaattttaagggcttttctgaccagcaaaacaaaagatagaacgaaaatacatttcacgaaacgtgcgcaaaagcatagaccattacctaagcgcagttgttgtggcccattttgccccagtgtGTTGACGTTTCACACTTTGTTTACatgtgcccattttgccccagggctatgcccattttactaTTTTGTCAAAAAAGCTTCTCGAAAAACATCAACTtgtattttacattattttaatgtttttaagttgttttcattctacgtggcaattttaatccatagataaatggtggagacatacaataatgaaagagaTCATTTAGCCCCGCTTTCTCCTACGTGAGTAACTGATTCCGCTACCATATTTGTCAATGAAACATTTCCGGCATCTGTTTTAAATATTCAGCGCAGTTTTCCGATTAATTAGCCAGCACATAACttactattttttaaaaattataaattaattgTGTATATCCTTTTATGAACTTCACATTTCAGACGGCATAACTGCTACAACTGTGGAGGAGGTACTGCAACGACACAAACTAAATCCTCAAAATATACTGCCACGAGCAATTCGGAAAATGTTTACCATCAAGGTAAATTTAATCCAGATATAAACTGTATGTGCactataattatttttattattttcttcttttagaAAATTTCACATCAGAGCTCAGTGCGCAAGCAACGTCGGGAAGACGAGGAACATGGACAATAGAAGATGCAGAAGATCATCTGAATCGAAGGGAATCGTACACGATTGAACATAGCAGCACCGCAAACGAAACATCGGAACGCAGACTCACGTGGACGAAGGATGATTTGGAAAAGGTTGATGTCACGAAGCTTAAAGCTGACTACATGCGACCAAAACCAATCAAGCATGAAGATAATCTCAAGCCCGAAGGAGCATTTACGGTGCCGGAACGAGCAGGATACACCCCAGGGGAGCGTGTCAAGCCGATAAAACCCGATGACAACCTTCGTCCAGAGGGCGAGTTCTCTACTCCAGAGAAGCTTCAGTACAGACCGGCCGAGCGTCCAAAGCAGGTTCGACCTGAGGATAACCTCAGACCGGAAGGAGACTTCGAGAAACCTGAGAAGCCTCAATACAGACCGGCCGAGCGTCCGAAACAGATCAAACCTGAGGATAACCTGCGTACTGAGGGAGAGTTCCAGGCTCCTGAGCGTCCAGAGTATCGTCCTGGAGAGCGACCGAAGCCTGTGCGTCACGATGATAATCTTCGTCCCGAGGGAGACTTCGAGCGTCCCGAGAAATCACCATTCCGACCAGCCGAGCGACCGAAGCAGGTTCGTCCTGAGGACAATCTTCGTCCAGAGGGCGATTTCTCTACTCCAGAGAAGCTTCAGTACAGACCGGCCGAGCGTCCAAAGCAGGTTCGACCTGAGGATAACCTCAGACCGGAAGGAGAGTTCGAGAAACCTGAGAAGCCTCAATACAGACCGGCCGAGCGTCCGAAACAGATCAAACCTGAGGATAACCTGCGTACTGAGGGAGAGTTCCAGGCTCCTGAGCGTCCAGAGTATCGTCCTGGAGAAAGACCGAAGCCTGTGCGTCACGATGATAATCTTCGTCCCGAGGGAGACTTCGAGCGTCCCGAGAAATCACCATTCCGACCAGCCGAGCGACCGAAGCAGGTTCGTCCTGAGGACAATCTTCGTCCAGAGGGCGATTTCTCTACTCCAGAGAAGCCTCAGTACAGACCGGCCGAGCGACCGAAGCAGATTCGACCTGAGGATAACCTCAGACCGGAAGGAGAGTTCGAGAAGCCTGAGAAGCCTCAGTACAGACCGGCCGAGCGTCCGAAGCAGATCAAACCTGAAGATAACCTGCGTACTGAGGGAGAGTTCCAGGCTCCTGAGCGTCCAGAGTATCGTCCTGGAGAGCGTCCGAAGCCTGTGCGTCACGATGATAATCTTCGTCCCGAGGGAGACTTCGAGCGTCCCGAGAAATCTCCATTCCGACCAGCCGAGCGACCGAAGCAGGTTCGTCCTGAGGACAATCTTCGTCCAGAGGGCGAGTTCTCTACTCCAGAGAAGCCTCAGTATAGACCGGCCGAGCGTCCGAAGCAGGTTCGACCTGAGGATAACCTCAGACCGGAAGGAGAGTTCGAGAAGCCTGAGAAGCCTCAGTACAGACCGGCCGAGCGTCCGAAGCAGATTAAACCTGAGGATAACCTGCGCACTGAGGGAGAGTTCCAGGCTCCTGAGCGTCCAGAGTATCGTCCTGGAGAGCGACCGAAGCCTGTGCGTCACGATGATAATCTTCGTCCCGAGGGAGACTTCGAGCGTCCCGAGAAATCACCATTCCGACCAGCCGAGCGACCGAAGCAGGTTCGTCCTGAGGACAATCTTCGTCCAGAAGGCGATTTCTCTACTCCAGAGAAGCCTCAGTACAGACCGGCCGAGCGTCCAAAACAGGTTCGTCCTCAAGATAACCTCAAGCCCGAAGGTGATTTCGAACGACCTCAGCCTACGATTGTAGGAAAGGCCGAGAGAGCTCAGATTGTTCGTCACGAGGACAATCTGTATATGGAAGGCAACTTCGAACGTACTGAGAAAACGGTTTACATATCTGGCGAGCGACCGAAGCCCATAAGACCTGATGATAATCTTCGTCCTGAGGGAGACTTCGAGCGCCCCGAGAAATCACCATTCCGACCAGCCGAGCGACCGAAGCAGGTTCGTCCTGAGGACAATCTTCGTCCAGAGGGCGAGTTCTCTACTCCAGAGAAGCCTCAGTACAGACCGGCCGAGCGTCCGAAGCAGATTCGACCTGAGGATAACCTCAGACCGGAAGGAGAGTTCGAGAAGCCTGAGAAGCCTCAGTACAGACCGGCCGAGCGTCCGAAGCAGATCAAACCTGAAGATAACCTGCATACTGAAGGAGAGTTCCAGACTCCTGAGCGTCCAGAGTATCGTCCTGGAGAGCGACCGAAGCCCATAAGACCTGATGATAATCTTCGTCCTGAAGGAGACTTCGAGCGTCCCGAGAAATCTCCATTCCGACCAGCCGAGCGACCGAAGCAGGTTCGTCCTGAAGACAACCTTCGTCCCGAGGGCGAGTTCTCTACTCCAGAGAAGCCTCAGTACAAATCGGCCGAGCGACCGAAGCAGGTTCGTCCTCAAGATAACCTCAGACCGGAAGGAGAGTTCGAGAAGCCTGAGAAGCCTCAGTACAGACCGGCCGAGCGTCCGAAGCAGATCAAACCTGAGGATAATCTGCGCACTGAGGGTGAGTTCCAGACTCCTGAGCGTCCAGAGTATCGTCCTGGAGAGCGACCGAAGCCTGTGCGTCACGATGATAATCTTCGTCCCGAGGGAGACTTCGAGCGTCCCGAAAAATCTCCATTCCGACCAGCCGAGCGACCGAAGCAGGTTCGTCCTGAAGACAATCTTCGTCCAGAGGGCGAGTTCTCTACTCCAGAGAAGCCTCAGTATAGACCGGCCGAGCGTCCGAAGCAGGTTCGTCCTCAAGATAACCTCAAGCCCGAAGGTGATTTCGAACGACCTCAGCCTACGATTGTAGGAAAGGCCGAGAGAGCTCAGATTGTTCGTCACGAGGGCAATCTGTATATGGAAGGCAACTTCGAACGTACTGAGAAAACGGTTTACATATCTGGCGAGCGACCGAAGCCCATAAGACCTGATGATAATCTTCGTCCCGAGGGAGACTTCGAGCGTCCCGAGAAATCTCCATTCCGACCAGCCGAGCGACCGAAGCAGGTTCGTCCTGAGGACAATCTTCGTCCAGAGGGCGAGTTCTCTACTCCAGAGAAGCCTCAGTACAGACCGGCCGAGCGACCGAAGCAGGTTCGACCTGAGGATAACCTCAGACCGGAAGGAGAGTTCGAGAAGCCTGAGAAGCCTCAGTACAGACCGGCCGAGCGTCCGAAGCAGATCAAACCTGAAGATAACCTGCGTACTGAAGGAGAGTTCCAGGCTCCTGAGCGTCCAGAGTATCGTCCTGGGGAACGACCGAAGCCTGTGCGTCACGATGATAATCTTCGTCCCGAGGGAGACTTCGAGCGTCCCGAGAAATCTCCATTCCGACCAGCCGAGCGACCGAAGCAGGTTCGTCCTGAGGACAATCTTCGTCCAGAGGGCGATTTCTCTACTCCAGAGAAGCCTCAGTATAGACCGGCCGAGCGACCGAAGCAGGTTCGTCCTCAAGATAACCTCAAGCCCGAAGGTGATTTCGAACGACCTCAGCCTACGATTGTAGGAAAGGCCGAGAGAGCTCAGATAGTTCGTCACGAGGACAATCTGTACATGGAAGGCAACTTCGAACGTACTGAGAAAACGGTTTACATATCTGGCGAGCGACCGAAGCCCATAAGACCTGATGATAATCTTCGTCCCGAGGGAGACTTCGAGCGTCCCGAGAAATCACCATTCCGACCAGCCGAGCGACCGAAGCAGGTTCGTCCTGAGGACAATCTTCGTCCAGAGGGCGATTTCTCTACTCCAGAGAAGCCTCAGTATAGACCGGCCGAGCGTCCGAAGCAGGTTCGTCCTCAAGATAACCTCAAGCCCGAAGGTGATTTCGAACGACCTCAGCCTACGATTGTAGGAAAGGCCGAGAGAGCTCAGATAGTTCGTCACGAGGACAATCTGTACATGGAAGGCAACTTCGAACGTACTGAGAAAACGGTTTACATATCTGGCGAGCGACCGAAGCCCATAAGACCTGATGATAATCTTCGTCCCGAGGGAGACTTCGAGCGTCCCGAGAAATCACCATTCCGACCAGCCGAGCGACCGAAGCAGGTTCGTCCTGAAGACAATCTTCGTCCAGAGGGCGAGTTCTCTACTCCAGAG
Proteins encoded:
- the LOC120958519 gene encoding uncharacterized protein LOC120958519 isoform X35, whose product is MGLNNRDKQAKLKTQSLLDSERAGQQTVTTVTVDHGTVAMPLESMATVSSSTANNSSSFQQSSSPSSSTTSKVQSSAVESTVQRKSSDGRVISEVREQGSKKDGPKFSTVSSMRSEANRAKQIDSFIEEIHHIASDTIGSTALIGAPAGMELPAGTVTQKTVLLSGGESARKQSYVSESVGGGHTTLQSSVSGDASQQVISTIGPSKIEISKMALDSSAVSSSSTSKVMQSSSSAITKQEQQQSSSLSSSSQSAMHSEKNVSESSAISSSHKSESKQSKSSHTTSSSSSSSSTSKLMSSAQSKAQSVSETFQSSAHGTSDSAQSGRQTDTLSMNGGRQSLSTVQSSHLPDHSTYDQKSFQLVDGDGKTRQQHDSQSYSMAQSQAPTTKIVYDSAGNQITSTSSSYQAAQGYSTSSFQTEFSDGVDLSKSAKDSSAGTAKLRQTANNQNQVLYDTAGNRITTTGSSSYQAAQGYSSSSFQSSEAMDSKSSKDYMSSTSTSTKQSHNVSTSKGMTSSSAKDSIIDSTTLDNYSVQLHDSSTGQQHSNNMLMKTESAHTVASLSSAHDALASTIQSTQLITESASEAQQRQQHSESTKTYETSSHYAQMDEESRSRRKTSEYREQRESNAAILKRKIYDEHGRRLNLIDEKIVPKDIVTADLQDDVTNVTKTSFEAKLFNPKLKRWELVDQKTILEKDITTDIPVEIVQELEVERPELANITTTIQMTKVYDAKTKQWKTIDQKKHIDVLEKITFLEESSGRSELDESERTKNMKSMDMVDRVTIKEVSDLSDQKRNQINKTSKRTDQQTIQEQCICEICTCGRHNCYNCGGGTATTQTKSSKYTATSNSENVYHQENFTSELSAQATSGRRGTWTIEDAEDHLNRRESYTIEHSSTANETSERRLTWTKDDLEKVDVTKLKADYMRPKPIKHEDNLKPEGAFTVPERAGYTPGERVKPIKPDDNLRPEGEFSTPEKLQYRPAERPKQVRPEDNLRPEGDFEKPEKPQYRPAERPKQIKPEDNLRTEGEFQAPERPEYRPGERPKPVRHDDNLRPEGDFERPEKSPFRPAERPKQVRPEDNLRPEGEFSTPEKPQYRPAERPKQVRPEDNLRPEGEFEKPEKPQYRPAERPKQIKPEDNLRTEGEFQAPERPEYRPGERPKPVRHDDNLRPEGDFERPEKSPFRPAERPKQVRPEDNLRPEGEFSTPEKPQYRPAERPKQIRPEDNLRPEGEFEKPEKPQYRPAERPKQIKPEDNLHTEGEFQTPERPEYRPGERPKPIRPDDNLRPEGDFERPEKSPFRPAERPKQVRPEDNLRPEGDFSTPEKPQYRPAERPKQVRPQDNLKPEGDFERPQPTIVGKAERAQIVRHEDNLYMEGNFERTEKTVYISGERPKPIRPDDNLRPEGDFERPEKSPFRPAERPKQVRPEDNLRPEGDFSTPEKPQYRPAERPKQVRPEDNLRPEGEFEKPEKPQYRPAERPKQIKPEDNLRTEGEFQAPERPEYRPGERPKPVRHDDNLRPEGDFERPEKSPFRPAERPKQVRPEDNLRPEGDFSTPEKPQYRPAERPKQVRPEDNLRPEGDFEKPEKPQFRPAERPKQIKPEDNLRTEGEFQAPERPEYRPGERPKPVRHDDNLRPEGDFERPEKSPFRPAERPKQVRPEDNLKPEGSFEKPEKPQYRPAERPKQVKPLDNLRPEGDFERPKPTPVGKPDRAQIVKHEDNLRVEGNFERVEKTVFVAGERPKPIKPDDNLRPEGDFMTPEKQQFRPAERPKQIKPQDNLRPEGDFERPQKSPIGPGERPKPIRHDDNLRPEGSFERPEKATFKPAERPKQIRPEDNLRTEGEFEKPEKPQFRPAERPKQVKPQDNLQIEGDYNTFKEYTEQKQRKEAILKEVHEPGIADGAVLVTTQTVTTILKGEKKQPTGRQVTSNEVHDHATRSESESFTHSHSQHQQQHHTSEQVSSSTAINRAQRIEASTNERDQTTSQRSATKHSQSIHDVSGRNVAESITNHSQHHVVNGKTVVGGMTEHQSHSSHSLKSSSSSSKVHQTSSSTMQQHSSAIKSSSSSSSSSNTHQHQDSLHQLQHGETRHTRTNGTIVTGDDGGPLPGGVQHHTREQMTGSQVSSSSSKVVIDGKVVTDKSASSKLASEKLAIDGVVVTDKSFVERQKTGFDGMESISNVQTTGQNVHGATSSNLQDTTSTSTGSHSSTKTQSQTRSTNNIIHAESSTNGHPVGRRNGSLTTSSQAGSGQMAETQVKKLIGGKWVTKTIKTESKSFAQDHHQHEAVHGDSKMVHSDHVARQQHQTQSAGTEMHSHSISTSSSSVSKSQSSSTIVSDKTVQRGVRETTVSAGSPSGRPAAGARGGSSIVLGESTIDSSSSKRQQTSTTTKLIGGKLVHVTNASDSNNNSSAGKASAQNASNAHHSSLQEQLSSQTASSTSTASNVMKSSRTSESSTTRNTSTIGQQSSTSQQQQQQYNRKNTFASSENVNNSILCRPAQTSTATTTQHAANGVAGGMSVSGSIQRKSISNLNDSAMYSTTNRTSYSSLHRRGKESAESRMQDYVKTLETGTITNRTVRGQPCPPPTLASTGLSNSSSTATASSSTSMSAANQKSLRDYHSAMNVTRSSSTKANASSISFGDDKFHGTSSYKVQYIQQHEGRCPAAAHDNMKLSKVTKQHTYYVRDKK